The following proteins are co-located in the Hemitrygon akajei chromosome 25, sHemAka1.3, whole genome shotgun sequence genome:
- the LOC140716383 gene encoding uncharacterized protein: MNRQPFTTEERAFTCSHCGKGFKHSFSLQSHQRVHTGERPFICSECGKGFTQSSSLQTHQRIHTGEQPFCCRQCGKRFTQSSQLLIHQRIHTGERPFICSECGKGFTQSSNLQTHQRIHTGEQPFCCHQCGKRFTQSSQLLIHQRVHTGERPFICSECGKAFTRSSDLQRHQRIHNGEQPFVCRQCGKGFAKSSSLLAHQQVHTRERTFTCTECGKGFAQSSSLQIHQQIHTQKRLFTCSECGKEFTQSSKLLAHQRVHTGERPFTCSECGKGYTRSSGLLTHQRIHTGERPFTCAECGKGFTRSCDLQMHQRIHTRERPFNCSECGKGFTRSFELLMHQRTHTGERPFTCSECGKSFTRSTDLLRHQRIHTGEKPFTCPECGKNFAWSSHLWRHRRAHGEGELATRGRSVQTTRQDQPESLSPPRSEHRQPSDVGENSVIHSAEKPFSGSECGEGFSQASGLPRSQSHYPKEKRWKCGECGKAFYYPSHLEIHRRRHTGERPFTCPVCGKAYSNSSTLSRHQHVHSMERLSACSVWDGIHSAGRVNGTLPSSRC, from the exons GAAGGGTTTCAAGCACTCCTTCAGCctgcagagtcaccagcgagtccacaccggggagcggccgttcatctgctctgaatgcgggaaggggttcactcagtcgtccagccttcagacacaccaacgaattcacaccggggagcagCCTTTCTGCTGTCGTCAGTGTGgcaagagattcactcagtcctcTCAGCTACTGatacaccagcgaattcacaccggggagaggccgttcatctgctctgagtgtgggaagggattcactcagtcgtcTAACCTTCAGACTCACCAAcgaattcacaccggggagcagCCTTTCTGCTGCCATCAATGTGgcaagagattcactcagtcgtcCCAGCTGTTGATACACCAGCGAGtacacaccggggagaggccgttcatctgctccgagtgtgggaaggcattcactcgGTCGTCTGACCTTCAGAGACACCAACGAATTCACAATGGGGAGCAGCCATTCGTCTGTCGTCAGTGTGGCAAGGGATTCGCTAAGTCATCCagcctactggcacaccagcaggttcacacCAGGGAGAGGACATTCACCTGCaccgagtgtgggaagggattcgctcagtCGTCCAGCTTGCAGatacaccagcaaattcacactcaGAAGAGACTGTTCACCTGCTCCGAGTGTGGGAAGGAGTTCACGCAGTCATCGAAATTGCTGgctcaccagcgggttcacaccggggagaggccgttcacctgctccgagtgCGGGAAGGGGTACACTCGGTCATCTGGCCTTCTCACACACCAGCGAATCCACACCGGTGAGAGGCCCTTCACCTGCGCCGAGtgcgggaaggggttcactcgGTCGTGCGACCTTCAGAtgcaccagcgaattcacaccagGGAGAGGCCCTTCAATTGTTCcgagtgtgggaaggggttcacccGATCGTTCGAGCTTCTGATGCACCAGCGGACTCACACCGGAGAGAGGCCCTTCACCTGCTCTGAGTGCGGGAAGAGTTTCACTCGGTCGACTGACCTTTTGAggcaccagcgaattcacacgggggagaagccgttcacctgccctGAATGTGGGAAGAACTTTGCTTGGTCATCTCACCTTTGGAGACACCGACGCGCTCACGGTGAAGG GGAGCTAGCAACAAGGGGAAGATCGGTCCAAACCACGCGCCAGGATCAGCCAGAGTCGCTCAGCCCACCAAGGTCAGAACACCGACAACCTTCGGACGTGGGAGAGAACAGCGTCATTCACAGCGCGGAGAAACCGTTCTCAGGTTCCGAATGTGGAGAAGGCTTCAGCCAAGCCTCTGGGCTGCCGAGATCACAGAGCCACTACCCCAAGGAGAAACGATGGAAATGTGGGGAATGTGGCAAGGCGTTCTACTACCCGTCCCATCTGGAAATCCATCGGCGCAGACACACCGGGGAAAGGCCCTTCACCTGCCCTGTGTGTGGGAAAGCATATTCCAATTCATCTACCCTGTCCAGACACCAGCACGTTCACTCCATGGAGAGACTGTCTGCCTGCTCAGTGTGGGACGGGATACATTCAGCTGGACGTGTTAATGGTACGTTGCCTAGTTCACGCTGCTGA